Proteins co-encoded in one Lysobacter solisilvae genomic window:
- a CDS encoding DUF3147 family protein, whose protein sequence is MGWLFTKYLLTAAVVVLVSEAAKRSDRLGGFIAALPLVTFLALIWLYVEKQPQSKISNHAWYTFWYVLPTLPMFLAFPMLLPRLGFWLTLLASIGITVVCFGLFALAVRPFGIQLLP, encoded by the coding sequence ATGGGCTGGCTGTTCACCAAGTACCTGCTCACCGCCGCCGTTGTCGTGCTGGTGTCGGAAGCGGCCAAGCGCAGTGACCGGCTCGGCGGCTTCATTGCCGCGCTGCCGCTGGTCACCTTCCTCGCGCTGATCTGGCTCTATGTAGAGAAGCAGCCCCAGTCGAAGATTTCCAACCATGCCTGGTACACCTTCTGGTACGTACTGCCGACACTGCCCATGTTCCTCGCGTTTCCGATGTTGTTGCCCCGCCTCGGGTTCTGGCTGACGCTGCTGGCCAGCATCGGCATCACGGTGGTGTGCTTTGGCCTGTTTGCCCTGGCCGTTCGTCCATTCGGCATCCAGTTGCTGCCGTAG
- a CDS encoding alpha/beta hydrolase translates to MPVTRQVLFVQGGGEGVHDDWDAALVASLKSELGPGYEIRYPRMPHEGDPGYASWKVALDKEFAALDDGAILVGHSIGGTLLIHALAERPRKQGFGAIFLVAAPFVGEGGWKSDGWTPQEALGDKLPGGVPIHLYHGLDDDTVPPSHAVLFADAIPQARLCRLPGRDHQLNNDLRELAAVIRSLGAAAVPRREGGA, encoded by the coding sequence ATGCCTGTCACGCGTCAGGTCCTGTTCGTCCAGGGCGGCGGCGAGGGCGTTCACGACGACTGGGACGCCGCACTCGTGGCGAGCCTGAAGTCCGAGCTGGGACCGGGCTACGAGATCCGTTACCCACGCATGCCCCACGAAGGTGATCCCGGCTACGCCTCCTGGAAGGTGGCGCTCGACAAGGAGTTCGCCGCCCTGGACGACGGTGCGATCCTGGTCGGTCACTCCATTGGCGGCACCCTGCTGATCCATGCGCTCGCCGAGCGGCCCCGCAAGCAGGGGTTCGGTGCGATATTCCTGGTCGCGGCGCCCTTCGTGGGCGAGGGCGGCTGGAAGAGCGATGGGTGGACGCCACAGGAGGCGCTGGGCGACAAGCTTCCGGGGGGTGTCCCGATTCATCTCTACCACGGCCTGGACGACGACACCGTGCCACCGTCGCACGCGGTACTGTTCGCGGACGCCATTCCGCAGGCCCGGCTGTGTCGGTTGCCAGGTCGCGATCATCAGCTCAACAATGACCTGCGCGAGCTTGCCGCGGTGATCAGATCGCTGGGGGCCGCCGCGGTCCCCCGGCGCGAGGGTGGTGCGTAG
- a CDS encoding VOC family protein, translating into MTGTSVGWFEIYVQDMERARKFYEAVFAVRLERLDSPSIEMWAFPMQPERGASGALVRMEGFPSGGNSTIVYFTCVDCATEGKRAAEKGGRIFKDKFSIGQYGFIVLVIDTEGNMIGLHSLQ; encoded by the coding sequence ATGACAGGCACTTCCGTCGGTTGGTTCGAGATCTACGTGCAGGACATGGAGCGCGCCAGGAAGTTCTATGAGGCGGTGTTTGCCGTCCGCCTGGAACGACTGGACAGCCCCAGCATCGAGATGTGGGCGTTTCCGATGCAGCCCGAGCGCGGCGCTTCCGGGGCCCTGGTCAGGATGGAGGGCTTCCCGTCCGGCGGGAACAGCACGATCGTCTACTTCACCTGCGTGGATTGTGCGACCGAGGGCAAGCGCGCCGCCGAGAAGGGCGGCAGGATCTTCAAGGACAAGTTCTCCATCGGGCAGTACGGATTCATCGTCCTGGTGATCGACACCGAGGGCAACATGATCGGGCTGCATTCGCTGCAATGA
- a CDS encoding MAPEG family protein: MAGHVALTALLYVVLTVARAPRVWGIGRRPDGTSPWAGIEPRISANLSNQFEWPLFFYAACLLLIHGQAQSRAALLLAWIFVAGRIVHGGVQILTANVRLRGLVFTINFLAVLGLWVLVVRALA, translated from the coding sequence ATGGCAGGCCACGTCGCCCTGACGGCTCTGCTCTATGTGGTGCTCACGGTGGCCCGCGCGCCGCGGGTGTGGGGTATCGGTCGAAGGCCGGACGGGACCAGCCCGTGGGCCGGGATCGAGCCGCGCATCAGCGCAAACCTGTCCAACCAGTTCGAGTGGCCGTTGTTCTTCTACGCGGCCTGTCTGCTGCTCATCCACGGCCAGGCGCAGAGCCGCGCGGCGCTGCTGCTGGCCTGGATATTCGTCGCGGGGCGGATCGTCCACGGGGGCGTGCAGATCCTTACCGCGAACGTTCGCCTGCGCGGACTGGTCTTCACCATCAACTTCCTGGCCGTGCTGGGCTTGTGGGTGCTGGTCGTGCGGGCGTTGGCTTGA
- a CDS encoding VOC family protein, whose product MQLGNFSVSLAVRDIAASRAFYEKLGFAVWGGDQAQNWLILKNGGTVIGLFQGMFERNLLTFNPGWDSDANKLPAFTDIRDLQRQLRAQGVELLSEADESTSGPASLMVVDPDGNPILLDQHV is encoded by the coding sequence ATGCAGCTCGGCAACTTTTCCGTCAGCCTGGCGGTACGGGATATCGCGGCGTCACGTGCCTTCTACGAAAAGCTCGGCTTTGCCGTGTGGGGAGGCGACCAGGCGCAGAACTGGCTGATCCTGAAGAATGGCGGTACGGTCATCGGCCTGTTCCAGGGGATGTTCGAGCGCAACCTGCTGACCTTCAATCCGGGATGGGACAGCGACGCGAACAAGCTGCCCGCGTTCACCGACATCCGCGACCTGCAGCGCCAGCTCCGGGCGCAGGGCGTTGAACTGCTCAGCGAAGCCGATGAGTCCACCTCCGGTCCGGCCAGCCTGATGGTGGTGGATCCGGACGGCAATCCGATCCTGCTGGATCAGCACGTCTGA
- a CDS encoding bleomycin resistance family protein, whose product MLVKHLTPILNVSDVQQSFSWFEKLGWTKGWDWGSPPTFGGVRSGHCEIFLCQDGQGGRGTSGYASTFGPDSNEAAEKGVWMSIWVDDVDALHRHCLEQGIEVTWPPTDMPWNVREMHVRHPDGHVFRVSRGIESPGKTSGGA is encoded by the coding sequence ATGCTCGTCAAACATCTGACCCCGATCCTGAATGTCTCGGACGTTCAACAGTCGTTCTCGTGGTTCGAGAAGCTCGGCTGGACGAAGGGATGGGACTGGGGTTCGCCGCCCACTTTCGGTGGCGTCCGTTCCGGGCACTGCGAAATCTTCCTTTGCCAGGACGGACAGGGAGGGCGGGGAACCAGTGGCTATGCGAGCACGTTCGGACCGGACTCCAACGAGGCCGCAGAGAAGGGCGTGTGGATGTCGATCTGGGTGGATGATGTCGATGCGCTGCATCGTCACTGCCTGGAGCAGGGGATCGAAGTGACCTGGCCTCCGACCGACATGCCTTGGAATGTCCGGGAGATGCATGTCCGCCATCCGGATGGCCATGTGTTCCGGGTCAGCCGCGGCATCGAGAGTCCAGGCAAAACATCGGGTGGTGCGTGA